The Microbacterium phyllosphaerae region CGACGGTCGGAGCGTTCACGCACCCGGCGAGGACCGCGATCGCTCCGAGGGCGAGAGCCCCGCACATCAGTGGACGGAGGTGGGTACGGTTCATGCCCACAGGTTAGACGCAGCAGACTCGGATGCGTCGTGGACAGTCCGATGCGCTGCGGACATGTGCATGGTGAATGTCGGAAACGGAGGAGGCCGATGCTCGCCCGGGGCTACTCGGTGCCGGCAGCGGTGGTCGCTGCGCTCCTGGCCGCCAGTGCGCGCTCACGACCGCGCTTGCAGATCCAGGTCATGGCGTACGAGACGATGAGCGCGCCCACGATGTAGACCGTGACCCAGAGGCCGCCGTTCGGGTCGAGCGCGAACTGCACCGACTCGTCCGCCTGCGAGTTCTTGCGTCCGCCGCCCAGTACGAGGAACCAGAAGAGGCCGAAGAGCAGCGAGGCGATCGTCGCGAGCCAGGCGAAGAACCCTCCTGCGGAGTATCGGCGAAGCACGGTGAGGAGAACGGCGAGGAACAGCACGAGGATGTGTCCGCCGACGATGGCGAGGAATGCGGGATCGGCGGCAGCTGCGGCGAAGTCCATGGGGAGCCTTTCGAGGGGTGACGTGTCGCGTGCGCCCGAGTCGGCTGCACGCCCTCCTCCTAAGACGAGAGGAAGGCGCGCAGTGTGACAGATCCGGTCACCGCGATTCCGGTCACCGCGCGATCAGCGTCTCCGAGGCCACCACGTCGCTCGTCATCGGGAGGGCGCCGAGGATGCGAGGGCGTCCGTCGACCCACTCGACGACGATTCCCTCCGCGGCCAGGGCCTCGGGGCTGATCGCGATGTCGAGCAGCGGCAGGGCGAGGTCGCTGTAGCGGGCGGCGATCACGGCATCCAGGTCGTCTGCGGTGGTTGCGTGGATGAAGCCGGCGTCATCGACGTGCACGCCCCGGGTCGCGACGGAGTACTCGCCGAACGCTCGGCTCATCTCCCAGTCATCCTGGATGGCGATGTGGTGGATGAGGTCGGTCACGATGACTCCTTTAATGAAACGGTTGCGTAGCATTATTGCTAGAGTAACCCTATGACGGGAAAACGTGGACGGCCCTCCGCAGCCGAATCGCTCGCTCGGGACGAACGCGTGGTCGACGTCGTGATCGCCCTCCTCACCGGTGAGGGGTTCGAGGCGCTGACGTTCGATCGTGTCGCCGCGGAGGCTCACGTCGCGAAGCGAACCCTCTACGGAGTGTTCGGCGACCGCG contains the following coding sequences:
- a CDS encoding DUF952 domain-containing protein, translating into MTDLIHHIAIQDDWEMSRAFGEYSVATRGVHVDDAGFIHATTADDLDAVIAARYSDLALPLLDIAISPEALAAEGIVVEWVDGRPRILGALPMTSDVVASETLIAR